A section of the Scleropages formosus chromosome 16, fSclFor1.1, whole genome shotgun sequence genome encodes:
- the LOC108925710 gene encoding leucine rich adaptor protein 1-like: protein MTCVREDSDPFRAAPHCRVTARAMDAPDFKDVEAKLGRRVPAALARSIAEDTVDARHGAEQHVDTAGGLRSKMLFLRREMENLRAIDVRLMQQFLSINEGIESIKWVMEERSCLASRDGSLAGSLYSLLESPDTSPRGSRSSLLGASDGADGFSVGSFLDTLADEHLGQAVLTDIDSSSHQPTAEDFSDKPPVSWNVDPNEYHSLR, encoded by the exons ATGACATGTGTGCGCGAGGACTCGGACCCGTTCCGCGCTGCGCCCCATTGCCGCGTGACGGCCCGTGCGATGGACGCTCCTGACTTCAAAGACGTGGAGGCGAAGCTGGGCCGTCGCGTGCCCGCCGCCCTCGCGCGCTCCATCGCCGAGGACACAGTGGACGCGCGGCACGGAGCGGAGCAGCACGTGGACACTGCAGGGGGGCTGCGCTCCAAGATGCTCTTCCTCAGGAGGGAAATG GAAAACCTCAGAGCCATTGACGTCAGACTCATGCAGCAATTCCTGTCCATCAATGAGGGCATTGAGTCCATAAAGTGGGTGATGGAGGAGAGGAGCTGCCTTGCCAGCAGGGACGGCAGCCTGGCTGGAAGCCTCTACAGCCTGTTGGAGAGTCCGGATACTTCCCCCAGGGGCAGTCGCAGCAGCCTGCTGGGAGCCAGTGACGGAGCTGATGGTTTCTCAGTCGGCAGCTTTCTGGACACCTTGGCTGATGAGCACCTAGGTCAGGCTGTGCTGACAGACATAGACAGCTCCTCGCACCAACCCACAGCAGAGGACTTCTCAGATAAACCTCCTGTGAGCTGGAATGTGGACCCGAATGAATACCATTCTTTAAGATAA